The following proteins are encoded in a genomic region of Huiozyma naganishii CBS 8797 chromosome 9, complete genome:
- the MME1 gene encoding Mme1p (similar to Saccharomyces cerevisiae YMR166C; ancestral locus Anc_2.344), whose product MRHCSSSIPIVYSPDPSPRGLRGRAAGAGGPPSGPPSAGQPEEHPKASDTARSPYTHCMLAGGIGGVIGDSVMHSLDTVKTRQQGTAMTLKYRDMWHAYRTVVVEEGVIRGLYGGYAAAMLGSFPSAAIFFGSYEYTKRTMLDHWQINESLCHLVAGFVGDLVSSFAYVPSEVFKTRLQLQGRYNNTHFYSGYNYRNLRDAIRTIVKEEGPGALFFGYKATLSRDLPFSALQLAFYEKFRKWAFLYEGKTADQHNLSISYEVATGACAGGLAGIITTPLDVVKTRLQTQQPTSSAGDVGMHGGAPRPTVLSTSIRRSLSTVVREEGVLNLFSGVGPRFIWTSVQSSIMLLLYQMTLKALNRPQPPLQHSS is encoded by the coding sequence ATGCGGCATTGCTCCTCCTCGATCCCCATTGTTTACAGTCCTGATCCAAGCCCGCGAGGGCTGCGAGGTAGGGCTGCTGGTGCCGGTGGACCCCCCAGTGGCCCGCCTTCGGCGGGCCAGCCGGAAGAACACCCCAAGGCGTCCGATACAGCTAGGAGTCCATACACGCACTGCATGCTCGCTGGGGGTATTGGTGGTGTGATTGGAGACTCTGTGATGCACAGTTTGGACACAGTAAAGACCCGTCAGCAAGGCACTGCGATGACGCTGAAGTACAGGGACATGTGGCATGCTTACCGGACTGTCGTTGTTGAGGAAGGTGTCATCAGAGGTTTGTACGGTGGGTACGCTGCTGCGATGCTCGGGTCGTTCCCCAGTGCGGCGATCTTCTTTGGGTCGTACGAGTACACAAAGCGCACGATGCTCGACCACTGGCAGATCAACGAGTCCCTGTGCCACCTGGTGGCCGGGTTTGTCGGGGACCTCGTATCGAGCTTCGCGTACGTGCCCTCCGAGGTGTTCAAGACGCGATTACAACTGCAAGGGCGGTACAACAACACACATTTTTACTCTGGGTACAACTACCGGAACCTGCGGGACGCGATCCGCACCATCGTCAAGGAAGAGGGTCCCGGGGCCCTCTTCTTCGGATACAAAGCAACGCTCTCCCGAGACCTACCCTTCAGCGCGCTCCAACTCGCCTTCTACGAGAAGTTCAGGAAGTGGGCCTTCCTCTATGAGGGCAAGACCGCCGACCAGCACAACCTGTCAATATCGTATGAGGTAGCCACAGGTGCGTGCGCAGGTGGGCTTGCAGGTATCATCACCACACCGCTAGACGTCGTCAAGACACGGCTCCAGACGCAGCAGCCCACAAGCTCCGCCGGTGACGTGGGGATGCACGGCGGTGCGCCGCGACCGACAGTGCTCTCGACCTCGATACGGCGAAGCCTGAGCACCGTCGTGAGGGAGGAGGGAGTGCTCAACCTGTTCAGCGGCGTGGGCCCGCGGTTCATCTGGACCAGCGTACAGAGCAGTATcatgctgctgctgtacCAAATGACACTTAAAGCGTTGAACAGACCGCAACCACCGCTCCAGCACTCCAGCTGA
- the PAH1 gene encoding phosphatidate phosphatase PAH1 (similar to Saccharomyces cerevisiae PAH1 (YMR165C); ancestral locus Anc_2.345), whose protein sequence is MQYVGRAIGSVSKTWSSINPATLSGAIDVIVVEQPDGTLQCSPFHVRFGKFQILKPSQKKVEVIVNDKSTNIPMKLSETGEAYFVFETYSSVEGIPSDLIGSPVVSPVSSPELSPSEPAGDAAAGKASLNEPEYLNINDHATEDDEPDKTKVFQNKLNRKLTQIHIPSELDNNGDLLLDMEGYMPNKDMVHDVDLHLKQLLKDELGSESDISKFIKEDANGGLRIVNPYEHISSSTSSPPKHSPFGAAPPSVSMSEPSLLDGRNDDEKANVSMSSDTTSKGDLSETSSRSVNSSSDVPDQTEKSNPASADPQVNYIKTLRLTSDQLSCLGLKYGENDLTYSIENGRAVVTSKLFVWRWDVPIVISDIDGTITKSDALGHVLAMIGKDWTHVGVAKLFNEIARNGYNIMYLTARSAGQSDSTRSYLRSIDQNGYRLPLGPVILSPDRTMAALRREVILKKPEVFKIACLNDIRSLYFDRYYREELASGKDNDEKPTPFFAGFGNRITDALSYRTVGIPSSRIFTINTEGDVHMELLELAGYKSSYLHINELVDHFFPPVAFPGAEGRSNPSTTPGSPVNNVTDHLDPENAYECRSLYLNNQGEKFTDANFWREPLLDLDNLSDVSADEPFSAKKNGQRNSQTLSKSPSNATTIPKSTQTGHLPDENCTRSTPSKNTQEDIGQQMYLTLGSPLSSPTLDHIDTTNIDSGMKALSISKPALPLSAVSKVNVLDDVHSVHTPGPAEERTPENSENDFYDDEFDDDDDEFDEDEFLD, encoded by the coding sequence ATGCAGTACGTCGGGAGAGCTATAGGGTCAGTTTCGAAAACGTGGTCGTCCATCAACCCTGCCACTCTGTCCGGGGCAATTGACGTGATTGTGGTCGAGCAACCCGATGGGACTCTGCAATGTTCGCCGTTCCATGTTCGGTTTGGCAAGTTCCAGATCCTGAAGCCGTCgcagaagaaagtggagGTGATCGTAAACGATAAATCAACCAACATCCCAATGAAACTCTCCGAGACAGGGGAGGCCTACTTTGTGTTTGAGACGTATTCGAGTGTGGAGGGTATCCCATCTGATCTAATAGGTTCCCCCGTGGTTAGTCCCGTGAGTAGCCCTGAGTTGTCCCCTAGCGAACCCGCTGGCGATGCTGCTGCAGGGAAGGCATCGCTAAACGAGCCAGAATACTTGAATATCAACGATCACGCCACAGAAGACGATGAGCCGGACAAAACTAAGGTGTTTCAGAACAAGCTGAACCGGAAACTGACGCAGATCCACATCCCTAGCGAGCTGGACAACAACGGGGATCTTCTGCTGGATATGGAGGGTTACATGCCCAACAAAGATATGGTACACGATGTCGACTTGCATTTGAAACAGCTATTGAAGGATGAGCTGGGTTCAGAGTCTGATATCTCTAAGTTTATCAAAGAGGACGCCAATGGAGGCCTCAGAATCGTCAACCCGTACGAACATATATCATCGTCCACGTCGTCGCCGCCAAAACATTCTCCATTCGGAGCTGCTCCACCATCTGTAAGTATGAGCGAGCCGTCCCTGCTAGATGGCCGGaacgatgatgaaaagGCAAACGTTTCGATGAGTTCCGACACTACCTCGAAGGGCGACCTTAGTGAGACCAGCAGTAGAAGTGTGAATAGCAGTTCTGATGTTCCCGATCAGACTGAGAAAAGCAACCCTGCATCGGCAGACCCCCAGGTAAACTACATCAAGACTCTGAGACTGACAAGTGATCAGTTAAGCTGTTTAGGGTTGAAGTACGGCGAAAACGACCTCACGTATTCCATTGAAAACGGCAGGGCCGTTGTTACATCGAAACTTTTCGTTTGGAGATGGGATGTACCCATAGTCATCAGCGATATCGACGGCACAATTACCAAGTCAGACGCCCTGGGCCACGTTCTGGCAATGATCGGCAAGGACTGGACCCACGTTGGCGTCgccaaactgttcaatGAGATCGCGAGGAATGGCTACAATATCATGTATCTGACGGCGAGGAGTGCAGGGCAATCAGATTCAACCAGAAGTTATCTACGATCGATAGACCAGAATGGCTATCGTTTGCCGCTGGGGCCAGTCATACTTTCACCGGATCGGACAATGGCAGCGCTCAGAAGGGAGgtgattttgaagaaacctGAAGTGTTTAAAATTGCTTGCTTGAACGACATCAGATCTTTATACTTCGACAGGTACTACAGGGAGGAACTGGCATCGGGGAAAGACAACGACGAAAAACCAACACCGTTTTTTGCTGGGTTCGGGAACAGGATAACAGACGCATTATCATACAGAACAGTAGGCATCCCAAGCTCCCGTATTTTTACTATTAACACAGAGGGGGACGTCCATATGGAACTTTTGGAATTGGCCGGTTACAAGAGTTCCTACCTGCATATTAACGAATTGGTGGACCATTTCTTCCCTCCCGTGGCATTTCCAGGTGCTGAAGGGAGAAGCAATCCGTCCACAACACCTGGTTCCCCTGTAAATAACGTAACGGACCACCTGGACCCAGAAAACGCATACGAGTGTAGATCTTTGTACTTGAACAACCAAGGCGAGAAATTCACAGATGCAAACTTTTGGAGGGAACCCCTTTTGGACTTGGACAATCTTTCAGATGTCAGTGCAGATGAACCATTTAGTGCCAAGAAAAATGGGCAAAGAAACTCGCAAACGCTTTCCAAATCACCAAGTAATGCTACTACCATACCAAAAAGTACACAGACAGGCCATTTACCTGATGAAAACTGTACCAGATCTACTCCGTCAAAGAATACTCAAGAAGATATAGGGCAGCAGATGTATTTAACTTTGGGCTCTCCTTTAAGCTCTCCGACTTTGGATCACATTGACACGACAAATATTGATAGTGGAATGAAGGCGTTATCGATTTCAAAACCAGCGCTGCCTCTATCTGCGGTTTCCAAAGTTAACGTGCTAGATGACGTTCATTCGGTCCATACTCCAGGTCCAGCTGAAGAACGTACACCTGAAAATTCCGAAAATGATTTTtacgacgacgagtttgatgacgacgacgatgaatttgacgaggatgagtTCCTCGACTGA
- the KNAG0I00820 gene encoding magnesium transporter CorA family protein translates to MTEPSIVSEFPMENIPVEARRMLSRGKRDVLLRKLSSHGSHNSQQSKDFRETTKDVYFPQFPQDRSHANGVDFSELEKFSRKQKLANDQLFWTALNIPENKGCVFPSVDLAHHLEYPSRRFSADVRYTPKPPTMPHIQSDESKVPNEEIESANISPVGFSDEMKVKQESEKSVFVPNRFSFFRSEGNPTVHSPDIPCLVQPRESFYDLFEGGKPTWWLDCCSPTDDELRCISKAFGIHPLTSEDIKLQEPKEKVQLFRSYYFVCFNTFESDRESEEFLEAINVYTVVFKNGMLTFHFSPMFHCSKVRKRVRQLKDFVDVSADWLCYALIDNITDSFAPVIQSLEYDADVIEDSVFMVRQIDFSAMLQKIGESRKKTMTLTRLLAGKADVIRMFVKRCQDGSNANSRELKCNSSITDLQSSGQQNETVQPRADVALYLGDIEDHLLTMFQNLAEYEKIFSRSFSNYLTQLQVESFNANNRISKMLGYAAMVGTIFVPLHLIPGLFGMNVKVPGQHASSAWWYVILGCIIGLAFIGWVFAKNMIDRISTSQEKSNDVEESRFKLPFSNLSRNCNTKKE, encoded by the coding sequence ATGACGGAACCTTCGATCGTTTCCGAATTTCCAATGGAAAACATTCCTGTTGAAGCCAGAAGAATGCTGTCTAGAGGGAAGCGTGATGTATTATTGAGAAAACTGTCATCACATGGGTCCCACAATTCTCAGCAGTCCAAAGATTTCCGAGAAACAACAAAGGATGTGTATTTCCCACAGTTTCCTCAAGATCGTAGCCATGCTAATGGGGTTGACTTCAGTGAGCTTGAGAAATTTTCCAGAAAGCAAAAATTAGCCAACGATCAGCTGTTTTGGACTGCACTGAATATCCCAGAAAATAAAGGATGCGTATTTCCCTCTGTTGACTTAGCACATCATTTGGAgtatccttcaagaagattcTCTGCTGATGTAAGGTACACACCCAAACCCCCGACCATGCCCCATATACAATCGGACGAAAGTAAAGTGCCAAACGAGGAAATTGAATCTGCAAATATTTCTCCTGTTGGGTTCAGTGATGAAATGAAAGTCAAGCAAGAATCCGAGAAAAGTGTTTTTGTACCAAATAGGTTCTCATTCTTCCGGTCAGAGGGGAATCCCACAGTTCACTCTCCAGATATCCCATGCCTAGTACAACCAAGAGAATCTTTCTATGATCTTTTCGAAGGGGGGAAACCAACATGGTGGCTTGACTGTTGTTCCCCGACTGACGATGAGTTGCGGTGTATTTCAAAGGCTTTTGGGATACATCCGTTGACCTCAGAAGACATCAAGTTGCAAGAACCGAAGGAAAAAGTACAATTGTTCAGGTCATACTATTTTGTATGCTTTAACACTTTTGAAAGTGACAGAGAATCAGAAGAGTTTCTTGAAGCCATTAATGTCTACACCGTGGTATTCAAGAACGGTATGTTGACCTTTCATTTCAGTCCCATGTTCCACTGTAGTAAAGTGAGAAAGCGTGTAAGACAACTGAAGGATTTTGTTGATGTCTCTGCCGATTGGCTGTGCTACGCACTGATTGATAACATTACTGATAGTTTTGCGCCAGTGATACAATCACTGGAGTACGATGCCGACGTTATCGAGGATTCTGTATTTATGGTGAGGCAGATCGATTTTTCAGCCATGTTACAGAAAATTGGGGAGAGTCGGAAAAAGACCATGACTCTAACGAGATTACTGGCAGGAAAGGCAGACGTCATCAGGATGTTTGTCAAAAGATGCCAGGATGGATCTAATGCGAATAGTCGGGAGCTGAAATGTAATTCCAGCATCACCGATCTCCAATCAAGCGGTCAACAAAATGAAACAGTACAGCCAAGGGCTGATGTTGCTCTCTATCTTGGCGACATTGAAGACCACTTGTTGACAATGTTCCAGAACCTGGCAGAGTACGAGAAGATTTTCTCCCGTTCATTCTCAAATTATTTGACACAGTTGCAAGTGGAATCATTCAATGCTAACAACAGGATCAGTAAGATGTTGGGCTATGCTGCAATGGTTGGTACGATATTTGTCCCATTACACTTGATTCCAGGTCTTTTTGGTATGAATGTTAAAGTGCCGGGACAACATGCCTCGAGTGCATGGTGGTATGTTATTTTGGGTTGTATAATTGGCCTTGCTTTTATTGGATGGGTATTTGCTAAGAACATGATTGATAGAATTTCAACTTCCCAGGAAAAGAGCAATGATGTTGAGGAATCTCGGTTCAAATTACCATTTTCGAATTTATCACGCAACTGCAATACAAAAAAGGAGTAA
- the KNAG0I00830 gene encoding magnesium transporter CorA family protein (similar to Saccharomyces cerevisiae ALR1 (YOL130W); ancestral locus Anc_3.38), with protein sequence MADSINSAHSDSSSDSNASNSMSLGSSMVSMKTQDHNELYDHRQHPDFDDINTSKEHEGKKYGCSASKKKGKRRKNSKMTPEDPLSTPPQLAHVETSSSSNNIPPTRQRFRRYSHQSCLQTSSFPPLQNVPSNETQGSTDPVREAAAMALHEFNTSTRPSRLAHCITSVSSQSPPHPSHHTNLDGIRPESAGPNSPPARPHLGSNTHSLAEALHQRKRTRTGSIVSAPSNVIKLVKTKSSEKNDGHMRRETTRGTYDSDNSQDSRDSQETEEDVCFPMAPQLHTRINGVDFDELEEFAESTKQMREQYISSTKKAPGVTAPTSVSSGNSFSTSSMSSSALKYTPRPPAHQHNGQETHLAEESEKPFEKVKKDNYAADEGTTPGVTFGGKYKVEGDDEASFTPQCITPEYFDGINNFVIPNRFSFFRSDTEETVHASDIASLVKPGQSFYDLFQAGEPTWWLDCSCPTDDEMRCIAKAFGIHPLTAEDIRIQETREKVELFKSYYFVCFHTFEADKESEDFLEPINVYLVVFRGGMLTFHFRPIEHCANVRRRVRQLRDYVNVNSDWMCYALIDDITDSFAPVIQSVEYEADVIEDSVFMVRDINFSVMLQRIGESRRKTMTLMRLLSGKADVIKMFAKRCQDEANGIGPALTSDINIANLQAGENAEYKIQPRGDIAMYLGDIQDHLLTMYQNLAAYEKIFSRSHTNYLAQLQVESFNSNNKVTELLGYATMVGTILVPLNVITGLFGMNVKVPGQDSSIAWWFGILGVLIAIGLIGLIFAKYAIGNMSAPQTLNEAADSSGKSVISSFFPRVTKNKNKNKNVHDPFAPNSRSSNQSMNSLPSKLSRYA encoded by the coding sequence atggCAGACTCTATTAATTCAGCGCATTCTGACTCGAGTTCAGACTCTAACGCTTCGAATTCTATGTCTTTGGGCAGTTCCATGGTGTCGATGAAAACTCAAGATCACAACGAACTGTACGACCATAGGCAACATCCCGATTTCGATGATATCAATACCAGTAAAGAGCACGAGGGTAAGAAATACGGATGCTCTGCCTCCAAAAAGAAGGGCAAACGCCGGAAGAATAGTAAGATGACGCCAGAGGATCCGCTTTCTACGCCACCCCAGCTAGCCCACGTGGAGACCTCGTCTTCATCCAACAATATCCCTCCTACTAGGCAACGTTTCCGCCGCTACTCACATCAGTCATGCTTGCAAACATCATCCTTCCCACCTCTTCAGAATGTACCCAGTAATGAAACACAGGGAAGTACCGATCCCGTGAGAGAGGCTGCTGCAATGGCACTACACGAATTCAACACGTCCACAAGACCCTCTCGGCTGGCACACTGTATCACTTCGGTGAGTAGTCAGTCTCCGCCGCATCCGAGCCACCATACTAACCTGGATGGAATTCGCCCTGAAAGTGCTGGTCCAAATTCGCCACCTGCTCGACCACACCTAGGATCCAACACTCACTCATTAGCAGAAGCGTTGcatcaaagaaaaaggacAAGAACTGGATCGATCGTCTCTGCACCAAGTAACGTCATTAAATTGGTCAAGACTAAGTCGTCAGAGAAGAACGACGGGCACATGAGAAGGGAGACCACCAGGGGAACTTATGACAGTGACAACTCTCAGGACTCAAGGGACTCCCAGGAAACAGAAGAGGATGTTTGTTTCCCAATGGCACCTCAGTTACATACGCGGATTAATGGTGTTGATTTTGACGAACTGGAGGAGTTTGCCGAGTCTACAAAACAAATGAGGGAACAGTACATCTCCTCTACGAAAAAGGCACCTGGAGTAACGGCTCCTACCTCCGTGTCGTCAGGAAACTCGTTCAGTACATCGTCAATGTCTTCGTCTGCCCTTAAGTATACTCCTAGACCACCGGCACATCAGCACAATGGACAGGAAACTCACTTAGCGGAAGAGTCGGAGAAACCGTTTGAAAAAGTTAAAAAGGATAACTACGCAGCAGATGAAGGTACTACACCTGGAGTGACCTTTGGTGGGAAATACAAGGTAGAGGGCGACGACGAAGCAAGTTTCACCCCACAGTGTATTACTCCTGAGTACTTTGATGGGATTAATAATTTCGTAATTCCGAACCGATTTTCGTTTTTCCGTTCTGACACCGAAGAGACCGTTCATGCAAGTGATATTGCTTCATTGGTGAAGCCAGGCCAATCTTTCTACGATCTCTTCCAGGCAGGTGAACCGACTTGGTGGTTGGACTGTAGCTGCCCCACTGACGATGAGATGAGGTGCATTGCGAAGGCATTTGGAATTCATCCGTTGACCGCGGAAGATATTAGGATACAGGAGACAAGAGAAAAAGTGGAGCTGTTCAAGTCATACTACTTTGTCTGTTTCCACACGTTTGAGGCCGACAAGGAGTCTGAGGATTTTTTGGAACCCATTAATGTGTACCTTGTTGTCTTCAGGGGCGGTATGTTGACTTTTCATTTTCGTCCTATTGAACATTGTGCTAACGTGAGAAGACGTGTAAGACAGTTGAGAGATTACGTCAATGTGAACTCAGATTGGATGTGTTACGCTCTAATCGATGATATCACTGATAGTTTTGCGCCTGTTATTCAGTCTGTTGAGTACGAGGCCGATGTTATTGAGGATTCTGTGTTTATGGTTCGAGACATAAACTTTTCCGTTATGTTGCAAAGAATTGGTGAGAGTAGAAGGAAAACCATGACGCTAATGAGGCTGTTGAGTGGGAAGGCGGACGTTATTAAAATGTTTGCCAAGAGGTGCCAGGACGAGGCCAATGGTATTGGTCCCGCCTTGACTTCAGATATTAATATCGCCAATCTACAAGCGGGAGAAAATGCCGAGTACAAGATTCAACCCAGAGGTGATATTGCTATGTATTTGGGCGATATTCAAGATCATTTACTGACCATGTATCAAAATCTGGCGGCCTATGAGAAGATTTTTTCCAGATCACATACCAATTACCTGGCCCAATTACAAGTTGAGTCGTTCAACTCCAACAATAAGGTAACGGAGTTGTTAGGTTACGCAACAATGGTAGGTACAATTCTGGTTCCTCTGAATGTGATTACTGGTCTTTTCGGCATGAACGTCAAAGTCCCAGGACAAGACTCGTCAATTGCATGGTGGTTTGGGATTCTTGGTGTTCTTATTGCGATAGGGCTAATCGGTTTGATTTTTGCTAAATACGCAATTGGTAACATGTCGGCCCCTCAAACTTTGAATGAAGCTGCAGACAGCAGTGGGAAATCTGTCATCTCTAGCTTTTTTCCAAGAGTgacaaaaaacaagaacaagaacaagaacgtcCATGATCCGTTCGCTCCAAATTCAAGGTCATCAAACCAGTCAATGAACAGCCTCCCAAGTAAGTTGAGCCGTTACGCTTAG
- the INP2 gene encoding Inp2p (similar to Saccharomyces cerevisiae INP2 (YMR163C); ancestral locus Anc_2.347), with amino-acid sequence MAWRNEHTFHALPGLKIFGAKVATSKATCSNGQVGSLRTGYDDPQLETDSKRAEVLNDYSPTVVNDDIFGDQQGLLHEPHESAVTNPLIENVFKNLPFASGDQFLEEFQYTIVTSNLLNETNRYRHHLNLKKSILDFHNQIHVEQHHDIPTKYGLLKSAKNRRYLLCKNFNYNTIVLACLRLLMKMRRWSNSRARARVTTIILIALYLTFQQEIFFSQYTKYKTLRKLKMFLSRLSGLDSLFQKFHLYYKELKNPSFTRLGDDTKAISTTAKNVLVSNLNAVFYKLRFELEGILPLTNKCTLRRYCDLYAIKQSDIVFYLNEEPKHLTDKAYRVKLIQRFFLCCLLSLEITTVKKSPSKNTFFDTLFDVEYQPVSGPRGYFAKPVKIFNTALTVLDRLENFMHSSTSSLTDYKSFLDSKDNLCRESQGTASAAGHADYDAKVSPIYNLLETFQQQLGSIDSQLTDSDKHIILYKLKNLIDIVDEPNKHSTSTTHRNLNNENLFASSRRGSGFPLDVFKTEGGETCANNGVPNVETPINLSKRVEIITINSDDASLSDQSEEPPKSEFFYKPVVFGIDDTNRGCQNTHTSRQAHQPIPKLSDDELRRRLNEKIHDFATENKNGKSKLRAQKSFELLKRRQRENASNKKSNTEECIPVIYEMRSLLES; translated from the coding sequence ATGGCTTGGCGTAACGAGCATACATTCCATGCCCTTCCTGgactgaaaatttttggcGCTAAAGTTGCAACCTCTAAGGCTACTTGTTCAAACGGGCAGGTGGGAAGCCTTCGCACCGGATATGATGACCCCCAATTGGAAACAGATTCTAAGCGGGCCGAAGTATTGAATGACTATTCGCCTACCGTGGTCAACGATGATATATTCGGGGACCAACAGGGACTTCTTCATGAACCGCACGAAAGTGCAGTCACTAACCCTCTCATCGAAAATGTATTTAAGAACCTGCCGTTTGCTTCCGGTGATCAATTTCTAGAGGAGTTCCAATACACTATAGTAACGAGCAACCTACTGAACGAGACCAACAGGTATAGACATCACTTGAATCTGAAGAAATCGATTCTGGATTTCCATAACCAAATTCACGTGGAACAGCATCACGACATCCCTACTAAGTATGGGCTGTTGAAATCTGCTAAGAACCGAAGGTACCTCTTATGCAAAAATTTCAACTACAACACAATTGTGCTGGCTTGTCTTAGacttttgatgaaaatgcGGAGATGGTCCAATTCGCGAGCGAGGGCAAGAGTTACCACAATTATATTGATAGCATTGTATTTGACTTTCCAACAGGAAATCTTTTTTTCACAGTACACTAAATACAAAACACTGCgaaagttgaaaatgtttCTGAGCCGTTTGAGTGGATTGGATTCATTGTTCCAAAAATTCCATCTATATtacaaagagttgaaaaacCCAAGTTTTACAAGATTAGGTGATGACACCAAAGCGAtctcaacaacagcaaagAATGTACTGGTCTCCAATCTAAACGCGGTTTTTTATAAGTTACGTTTTGAATTAGAGGGAATTTTGCCCTTAACAAACAAATGCACCCTTCGGAGATATTGTGATCTGTACGCTATAAAACAatctgatattgtgtttTATTTGAACGAAGAACCCAAACATTTGACAGATAAAGCTTACCGAGTTAAACTGATTCAGAGATTCTTCCTTTGTTGCCTGCTATCTTTGGAAATCACAACAGTAAAAAAGAGCCCTTCCAAAAACACTTTTTTTGATACACTTTTTGATGTTGAATACCAACCAGTTAGTGGGCCCAGGGGGTATTTCGCAAAACCAGTGAAAATATTCAACACGGCACTTACCGTACTGGATCGTTTGGAAAACTTCATGCATTCATCAACCTCGTCATTGACTGACTATAAGAGCTTCCTGGACTCAAAGGATAATTTGTGCCGAGAGAGTCAAGGTACAGCTTCCGCAGCCGGGCATGCCGACTATGACGCTAAAGTATCCCCCATATACAACCTACTGGAAACctttcaacagcaactaGGGAGCATAGACAGCCAACTGACAGATTCAGATAAGCATATCATACTCTAcaaattgaagaatctCATTGATATTGTGGACGAACCAAATAAACATTCAACGTCTACGACCCATAGAAATTTAAACAACGAGAATCTGTTTGCATCTTCGAGGAGAGGAAGTGGGTTCCCCTTAGacgttttcaaaactgaGGGTGGGGAGACATGTGCAAACAATGGAGTACCCAACGTGGAGACGCCGATAAATTTAAGCAAGAGAGTTGAAATTATTACAATTAATAGCGACGACGCCTCTCTTTCTGATCAATCTGAGGAGCCACCAAAGTCAGAATTCTTTTACAAACCGGTAGTATTTGGAATAGATGATACCAACAGAGGCTGCCAAAATACACACACGTCCCGCCAAGCGCACCAACCTATTCCAAAATTGAGTGACGATGAACTCCGAAGACGGCTGAACGAAAAGATCCACGATTTTGCTacagaaaataaaaacgGCAAGAGTAAACTGAGAGCGCAGAAATCCTTCGAATTGCTCAAGAGGCGACAACGAGAGAACGCatcaaacaagaaaagCAACACAGAGGAATGCATTCCGGTGATCTATGAAATGAGATCTTTACTGGAGTCCTGA